The following are encoded together in the Flavihumibacter fluvii genome:
- a CDS encoding APC family permease, whose translation MSTSLFRKKSIDKIIRDHEQGLADGHETGMKKVLNVRDLTFMGIAAVIGAGIFSTIGSAAFNGGPGVIFLFLITAVTCGFTALCYAEFASRVPVSGSAYTYSYVTFGELIAWILGWALILEYSIGNIVVAISWSSYFNNILHNVFHISLPDYLTTGYATAKHAYDAAIEAGQPADALIYATAPKLLGFPLVINLPAFFIVCIITLLAYIGIKESKNTANFMVGLKICVLIFIAIVGIWIIFSENTTGNWTPFLPNGMTGVLKGVSAVFFAYIGFDAISTTAEECANPQRDMPRGMINSLILCTIIYVVTTLVITGLVNYKEFEGVTDPLAFVFEKINMQKVGTFISISAVVAATSVMLVFQIGQPRIWMSMSRDGLLPKSFSKIHKKYQTPWFATLVTGLVVGIPVLFADDKLMTDLTSIGTLFAFVLVCGGVLVLPRLASKPGKFNLPYINGKWIIPVIIIIFTVLFKDRISDAIGNIGAEGYQEVLFLVFMVGAWLIGLFSFLRKYSLIPVLGMLCCLYLMIEIPAKSWMVFFGWMALGLTVYFLYGYRKSKLAASSN comes from the coding sequence ATGTCGACTTCTTTATTCCGAAAAAAATCGATCGATAAAATCATCCGTGACCATGAACAGGGATTGGCTGATGGCCATGAAACCGGGATGAAAAAAGTGCTGAATGTACGCGACCTGACTTTTATGGGTATTGCGGCGGTGATTGGCGCCGGTATATTTTCAACCATTGGGTCAGCGGCATTTAATGGAGGGCCGGGTGTTATCTTTTTATTTTTGATCACTGCTGTGACCTGTGGATTTACTGCCCTGTGTTATGCGGAATTTGCTTCCCGGGTCCCGGTATCCGGTAGTGCTTATACTTATTCCTATGTGACTTTTGGTGAATTAATCGCCTGGATTTTAGGATGGGCGCTTATCCTGGAATACAGCATAGGCAATATTGTTGTGGCGATCAGCTGGAGCAGTTATTTTAATAATATCCTGCACAATGTTTTTCATATATCCCTGCCCGATTACCTCACTACCGGTTATGCAACAGCGAAACACGCTTATGATGCCGCGATTGAAGCCGGGCAACCGGCTGATGCCCTGATCTATGCTACTGCACCGAAGTTATTAGGGTTTCCCCTGGTGATTAATCTGCCTGCTTTTTTTATCGTGTGTATCATTACGCTATTGGCGTACATCGGTATCAAAGAAAGTAAGAATACGGCCAATTTTATGGTGGGTTTGAAGATATGCGTACTGATCTTTATTGCTATTGTGGGTATCTGGATTATTTTTTCAGAAAATACAACAGGCAACTGGACACCTTTCCTGCCCAATGGGATGACAGGTGTGTTGAAAGGTGTTTCAGCGGTGTTCTTTGCCTATATTGGTTTTGATGCTATTTCAACTACAGCGGAAGAATGTGCGAATCCGCAGCGCGATATGCCGCGGGGAATGATCAATTCGCTGATTTTATGTACGATCATCTATGTGGTCACAACGCTTGTGATCACTGGTCTTGTGAATTATAAGGAGTTTGAAGGTGTAACCGATCCGCTGGCTTTTGTATTTGAGAAGATCAACATGCAGAAAGTGGGTACTTTTATTTCTATTAGTGCCGTTGTGGCTGCTACAAGTGTAATGCTGGTCTTCCAGATTGGCCAGCCGCGCATATGGATGAGCATGAGCCGCGATGGACTATTGCCAAAATCATTTTCAAAGATTCACAAGAAATACCAAACCCCATGGTTTGCTACCCTGGTAACTGGCTTGGTAGTTGGGATTCCAGTGTTATTTGCGGATGACAAACTAATGACTGACCTAACAAGTATCGGCACCTTATTCGCATTTGTGCTGGTTTGCGGCGGTGTATTGGTATTGCCGAGGCTAGCCAGCAAACCCGGTAAGTTTAACCTTCCCTATATCAATGGAAAATGGATTATTCCTGTTATTATCATAATATTCACTGTATTATTTAAAGACAGGATTAGCGATGCTATCGGGAATATTGGCGCTGAAGGGTACCAGGAAGTGTTGTTCCTGGTCTTTATGGTGGGCGCCTGGCTGATAGGGCTCTTTTCTTTCCTTCGAAAATACTCCCTGATACCGGTATTGGGTATGTTATGTTGTTTGTACCTGATGATCGAGATCCCGGCAAAAAGCTGGATGGTCTTTTTTGGCTGGATGGCCCTGGGCTTGACGGTATATTTCCTCTATGGTTACAGGAAAAGCAAACTGGCAGCTTCCTCAAACTGA
- a CDS encoding polyprenyl synthetase family protein encodes MHSFEELSRDFALYFQTAHFPEHPASLYQPANYFLGLGGKRVRPVCCLMGNELFDTINADTWHVATAIELFHNFTLIHDDIMDKAPLRRGMETVHNKFGEPTALLAGDVMLVVAYDYLNKIKSEHLHRIIYLFNKTAKEVCEGQQIDMDFEKMEQVSLSAYLHMIELKTSVLLAASLKLGAILGGAGEGNQQHMYQFGRNLGIAFQVQDDYLDAFGDPEKFGKQVGGDILANKKTFLLIKALETANAAQREELYGLMASNPPDKVQRVLALFRQCGVDEWARELKTTYSAAAFRHLEDIAVVSKRKLPLLELAEFLVKRDY; translated from the coding sequence ATGCATTCTTTTGAAGAATTGTCGAGGGATTTTGCCCTATACTTCCAGACAGCCCATTTCCCTGAGCATCCGGCAAGCCTTTACCAGCCAGCAAATTATTTCCTGGGGCTGGGTGGGAAAAGGGTGCGGCCGGTTTGTTGCCTCATGGGCAATGAATTGTTTGATACCATCAATGCTGATACCTGGCATGTTGCCACAGCCATAGAACTCTTCCATAATTTCACCCTTATACATGATGATATCATGGATAAAGCGCCCTTGAGAAGGGGTATGGAAACGGTGCACAACAAATTTGGTGAGCCCACGGCCTTGCTGGCAGGCGATGTGATGCTGGTAGTGGCCTATGATTACCTGAACAAGATCAAATCTGAACACCTGCATAGGATCATTTACCTGTTTAATAAAACAGCCAAGGAAGTTTGCGAAGGTCAGCAGATCGATATGGACTTTGAGAAAATGGAGCAGGTCTCCCTTTCTGCCTACCTGCATATGATTGAATTGAAGACCTCTGTTTTGTTGGCGGCAAGCCTGAAGCTGGGGGCAATTTTGGGTGGGGCTGGTGAAGGCAACCAACAACATATGTACCAATTCGGCCGTAACCTGGGAATTGCTTTCCAGGTTCAGGATGATTACCTGGATGCCTTTGGGGATCCCGAAAAGTTCGGTAAGCAGGTGGGCGGTGATATATTGGCCAATAAAAAAACATTTTTACTGATCAAAGCGCTGGAAACGGCTAATGCTGCGCAGCGTGAAGAATTATATGGTTTAATGGCTTCTAATCCGCCTGATAAAGTACAGCGGGTATTGGCCCTTTTCCGCCAGTGTGGTGTGGATGAATGGGCGCGTGAATTAAAAACCACCTACAGTGCCGCAGCTTTCCGGCACCTTGAAGATATTGCGGTGGTGAGTAAGCGTAAACTACCCCTTTTAGAATTAGCAGAGTTCCTGGTGAAACGAGACTACTGA
- a CDS encoding Smr/MutS family protein, with protein sequence MKFEVGDKVVVKITNEDGVVAEIIDDNMVVVDVRGVKFPAYTDQLDFPYYKMFSKQKLVPEKKAAIPKTFIDQVPKEKIRQLPKRDPNGVWITFIPKFEQDDFGDDVVTLLKIHLHNQNETGYQFTYQLKYFGETDFELKNQVLAFQDFYLHDIPFSSLNDSPSFHVEFSLLTPDKGKAPYFEASLKLKPKQIFMKIQEIQAKGEPTFSYQLFKDYPNKVEEDKMELGKLAAAGYKVYEASKARQYLPPARTVVDLHIEKLTDDWKNMSNHEILMLQVDEFEKYYELALAHMQPILTIIHGVGSGRLRDEIHGILRLRKNVKYFVNQYHPSYGYGATEIHFQY encoded by the coding sequence ATGAAATTTGAAGTTGGCGATAAGGTGGTGGTAAAGATCACCAATGAAGATGGTGTGGTAGCGGAGATTATTGATGACAACATGGTGGTGGTGGATGTGCGCGGTGTAAAATTCCCGGCCTATACTGACCAGCTGGATTTCCCTTATTACAAGATGTTCTCAAAGCAAAAGCTGGTGCCGGAGAAAAAAGCTGCAATACCAAAGACCTTTATTGACCAGGTACCCAAAGAAAAGATCAGGCAATTACCGAAACGCGATCCCAATGGTGTCTGGATCACTTTTATTCCTAAGTTCGAACAGGATGATTTTGGGGATGATGTAGTGACTTTGCTTAAGATACACCTGCACAACCAGAATGAAACCGGGTACCAGTTTACCTACCAATTGAAATACTTTGGGGAAACTGATTTTGAATTAAAGAACCAGGTACTTGCCTTCCAGGATTTTTACCTTCATGACATTCCCTTTTCAAGTCTGAATGATAGTCCATCGTTTCATGTGGAGTTTTCTTTACTAACACCTGATAAAGGTAAGGCGCCTTATTTTGAGGCATCCCTGAAACTGAAGCCAAAGCAGATATTTATGAAGATCCAGGAGATCCAGGCTAAGGGTGAGCCCACATTTTCTTACCAATTATTTAAGGATTATCCCAATAAGGTGGAAGAGGATAAAATGGAGCTCGGCAAATTGGCTGCTGCGGGGTATAAAGTATACGAGGCATCCAAAGCCCGGCAATACCTGCCACCGGCACGAACAGTAGTGGATCTGCATATTGAGAAACTCACCGACGACTGGAAGAATATGAGCAACCATGAGATCCTGATGTTGCAGGTAGATGAATTTGAGAAGTATTACGAACTGGCCCTCGCACATATGCAGCCCATATTAACGATCATCCATGGTGTAGGCAGTGGCAGGTTACGCGATGAAATACACGGCATATTGCGGCTTCGGAAAAACGTAAAATACTTTGTGAACCAGTATCATCCGAGTTATGGGTATGGAGCAACTGAGATACATTTTCAATATTAG